From a single Fulvivirga ulvae genomic region:
- a CDS encoding CHAT domain-containing protein, producing the protein MIAFNIEWQPSKALKHLYKALRIGQKYKMDDQKVFSSIYTNLGLIYKNIEQFDSAEYCYQKVIQINKSIGLDKNNVVAYLNMARMQHSIGNASLNLKYAKKCFDLATKEGDELSEYIGYKTMAESLIYIRSLDAARNYAKKARDLCRMVYGNDHSNMAATIHVLFRIEFFSGNYKEALLYAKQAERILVRIYENIHPKLSGTYIYLGKCYYELCQYDSAEHYYQKALVCTRTIQEKNNMARLSAFKSLTECYLAMNNYVQAEKYFKDAIKVEGAHAEVKASLYRDIASYLAKTGQFFESLESYEQAIKVCVNQSAETEYKDPTAASLGNTSLGLLLMQEKALIHENLFNDLNEQKYLIKAAYEYQICDSIIDNFRNNYQNTKDILNYNQATVKVYNGGVRVSKKLYDIFGNSKYKKMAFMFAEKAKSNLLYRSILLQNALQYSYLPDSVLAYEEALKGKITYYLSKINTNLDNDSSRIEYEERLFDVERAHEKFLKKLEVLFPKYYNLKYKNDVLTLQEIQERLNHDVVVEYVLTDESVYVLLITNSDSQIIEMKKPDELDRWVEGLRASVLSRQYQQYQDIAYDLYQKLFEPLEPYLNKNDHIIIVPDGILWYLNFDLLVKNRGTGRPFYELDYLINDYVISYANSANYLFMDEDLPKVKVKNKCLAFSYSSDSIATSSMDFLVLRDFKHDLPGTREEIRSISKLLPGKYYFGSLASEANFKRESQHYSILHLALHGEVSDRDPLFSSLKFSQSDNDTTEDGHLNIYEIYNMNLNSELAVLSACNTGYGKLEKGEGLMSLGRAFQYAGVSSLLISNWGVPDEVAPSVMYDFYKYIKQGMTKSGALRKAKLNYLKSAGIHKSAPFYWGSFVVMGDTSPIEIENNMLNNWVYFIIVISFFAVVLWVSVNRIGQKKANLHLFKK; encoded by the coding sequence ATGATTGCTTTTAATATAGAATGGCAACCTTCAAAAGCATTAAAACATTTATATAAAGCATTAAGAATTGGGCAAAAATATAAAATGGATGATCAAAAAGTGTTTTCATCTATTTATACCAACCTCGGACTGATTTATAAGAACATTGAGCAATTTGATTCTGCTGAATACTGTTACCAAAAAGTTATTCAAATCAATAAAAGTATTGGCTTAGATAAAAATAATGTAGTTGCCTACCTAAACATGGCTCGGATGCAGCATTCAATAGGTAATGCTTCTCTTAATTTAAAATATGCTAAGAAATGCTTTGATCTAGCCACAAAAGAAGGGGATGAATTATCCGAATATATAGGATATAAAACTATGGCAGAATCCCTGATCTATATTAGATCTCTTGATGCAGCACGAAATTATGCTAAAAAGGCTCGAGACCTGTGCCGTATGGTGTATGGGAATGATCATTCAAACATGGCTGCAACTATTCATGTTTTATTTAGGATTGAATTCTTTTCAGGTAATTATAAAGAAGCCTTATTATATGCAAAGCAGGCAGAAAGAATACTGGTCAGAATTTACGAAAACATTCACCCTAAGCTGTCAGGGACATATATTTATCTAGGAAAATGTTACTATGAACTTTGTCAGTATGATTCTGCGGAACATTATTACCAAAAAGCTTTAGTATGTACTAGGACTATTCAGGAGAAAAATAACATGGCCAGGCTATCTGCCTTTAAGTCATTGACAGAGTGCTATTTAGCAATGAATAACTATGTGCAGGCAGAAAAATACTTTAAAGATGCTATCAAGGTGGAGGGGGCACATGCTGAAGTGAAGGCCAGTCTTTACCGTGATATAGCAAGTTACCTTGCCAAAACAGGTCAATTCTTTGAAAGTTTAGAGTCTTATGAGCAAGCTATAAAAGTCTGCGTAAATCAATCTGCTGAGACTGAGTATAAAGATCCTACAGCGGCCTCATTAGGTAATACTTCCTTAGGGCTTTTACTCATGCAAGAAAAGGCCCTAATTCACGAAAACTTATTCAATGACTTAAACGAACAAAAGTATTTGATTAAAGCTGCGTATGAGTATCAAATTTGCGATTCTATTATTGACAACTTTCGAAATAATTACCAAAACACTAAAGATATATTAAATTATAATCAGGCTACGGTAAAAGTTTATAATGGAGGAGTGAGGGTATCAAAAAAATTGTATGATATATTTGGTAACAGCAAATATAAAAAGATGGCTTTTATGTTTGCAGAAAAAGCTAAATCAAACCTGCTGTATAGGTCCATCTTGTTACAAAATGCACTGCAGTATAGTTATCTCCCCGATTCAGTTTTAGCCTACGAGGAGGCATTAAAAGGAAAAATCACATACTACCTGTCTAAAATAAATACAAACCTGGATAACGACAGTAGCCGAATTGAATATGAAGAGCGATTATTCGATGTAGAAAGAGCCCATGAAAAGTTTCTAAAAAAGTTGGAAGTTTTATTTCCTAAGTATTATAATTTAAAATATAAGAATGATGTGCTCACCCTACAGGAAATACAGGAAAGATTGAACCATGATGTAGTTGTAGAATATGTGCTGACAGATGAGTCTGTATACGTTCTTTTGATTACAAATAGTGACTCGCAAATTATTGAGATGAAGAAACCAGATGAACTTGACCGATGGGTAGAAGGCTTGAGGGCGTCTGTACTATCTAGACAATACCAGCAATATCAGGATATAGCGTACGATTTATACCAGAAGTTATTTGAGCCTCTTGAACCTTATCTTAATAAGAATGATCATATTATAATAGTTCCCGATGGGATATTATGGTATTTAAACTTTGATCTGTTAGTAAAAAACAGGGGAACCGGAAGGCCCTTTTATGAATTAGACTATCTTATCAATGATTATGTAATCAGCTATGCTAATTCAGCTAATTATCTCTTTATGGATGAAGATCTACCCAAAGTTAAAGTAAAGAATAAATGTCTGGCCTTTTCATATAGTAGTGATTCCATAGCTACGTCATCCATGGACTTTTTAGTTCTTAGGGACTTCAAACATGATCTGCCAGGAACCAGAGAAGAAATACGTAGCATTTCAAAACTACTGCCGGGAAAGTATTACTTCGGCAGCTTAGCTTCCGAGGCCAATTTCAAGAGGGAAAGTCAGCATTATTCCATATTACACCTTGCTCTTCATGGAGAGGTAAGCGATAGAGATCCATTATTTTCCAGTCTAAAATTTTCTCAGAGTGATAATGATACTACGGAAGACGGCCATCTCAACATTTACGAGATTTATAACATGAATCTGAATTCTGAACTGGCTGTGCTTAGCGCCTGCAATACGGGCTATGGAAAGCTCGAAAAGGGAGAAGGATTAATGAGTCTCGGCAGAGCCTTTCAGTATGCTGGTGTTAGTAGTTTATTAATTAGCAATTGGGGTGTTCCCGATGAAGTTGCGCCTTCTGTTATGTATGATTTTTATAAATATATAAAACAAGGCATGACGAAAAGTGGGGCACTACGCAAGGCGAAGTTAAATTACCTGAAATCCGCAGGTATACATAAAAGCGCACCGTTTTATTGGGGAAGCTTTGTGGTAATGGGCGATACCTCACCCATAGAGATAGAAAATAATATGTTGAACAACTGGGTTTATTTTATAATTGTTATTTCCTTTTTTGCGGTGGTTTTATGGGTATCAGTGAACAGAATAGGACAAAAAAAAGCAAACCTTCATTTGTTTAAGAAATGA
- a CDS encoding ABC transporter permease yields the protein MLRNYFKIALRNLLKQKVYSVINIFGLSFGMACVLLIVVYVKDELSYDKFHKHADDIYRIAWFSNNPQTRTPHPMALALVKDFPEVEAATSLSPLWGAGLTKQTFSVRNPEKDITHDEKGILSVDSTFFEVFSFELLKGNKQEVLRNVGGILLSETRARKYFGDEDPVGKELAINDDRTLLMVEGVFKDVPQNSHFHFDALISYVTMKALEGRDSPYYTWADFGHYNYIRLKPGSDPDKLESQLMQWAMKYVDVPEEEMQMAMQNGMHFKLQRLTDIHLGSRIRWELEANGNKEYVYIMSAAALLILVIACINFMNLTTARSTERAREIGIRKSLGAYKSQVSLQFLGESLLTAIFAMLVTGLLAEVCLPFFNVITHKSLRINYLQNPELILILVGGTIITGLVAALYPSLFLSSMNPVVSLKGVGRLKPKGAGFRKMLIVFQFIISMALLSGSLIIYNQLQFIHNKDLGFDNDKVIVIPLKNEDLSEKLESMRTELSKIKGITSVSATSNVPGRQFNQNSISRTDDPQSRVSASETYIDYSFFETMSIEFAAGRGFSRDFPTDSNAFVINETAAKSINLADPVGKEITWYTDNNRREPLKGTVVGVVKDFNYGSLHEPIRPLLFYLAPAYNDMLIKVQGEDFAETIAAVEQTWKKFENRFEFEYSILADDMGLLYEGEKKTANVFGGFSVIAILIACFGLFGIASLSYSQRIKEVGIRKVMGASVFRILTLLVRDFSVLIALSIIIAIPVAWAIMDNWLENFTYRIGISFFDFAISAVILVLVALVTVSYLTVKTAYSNPVDALKEE from the coding sequence ATGCTCAGGAACTACTTTAAAATTGCCCTTAGAAATTTATTAAAGCAGAAGGTTTACTCTGTGATCAACATTTTTGGCCTGTCCTTCGGTATGGCTTGTGTGTTGCTCATCGTAGTTTATGTAAAGGATGAGCTCAGTTACGATAAATTTCACAAACATGCCGATGATATTTACCGGATAGCATGGTTTTCCAATAATCCGCAAACACGGACACCGCACCCGATGGCCCTGGCGCTTGTAAAGGACTTTCCGGAGGTGGAGGCTGCCACGTCATTGTCTCCCCTATGGGGTGCCGGACTTACCAAACAGACATTTTCCGTCCGCAATCCCGAGAAGGATATCACCCATGATGAAAAAGGCATTCTATCTGTAGACAGTACCTTTTTTGAGGTGTTTTCATTTGAATTATTGAAAGGGAATAAACAGGAAGTACTGCGAAATGTAGGCGGTATTTTACTCTCAGAAACCCGTGCCAGGAAGTATTTTGGCGATGAAGACCCGGTCGGAAAAGAATTGGCAATTAACGATGACCGTACCTTGCTCATGGTTGAGGGTGTTTTTAAAGATGTGCCTCAAAACTCGCATTTTCATTTTGATGCTTTAATATCATATGTAACTATGAAAGCATTAGAGGGGCGGGATAGTCCTTACTACACCTGGGCCGATTTTGGGCACTACAATTATATCCGGCTGAAACCGGGAAGTGATCCTGATAAGCTGGAAAGCCAATTGATGCAGTGGGCCATGAAATATGTGGACGTACCCGAAGAGGAAATGCAAATGGCCATGCAGAACGGCATGCATTTTAAACTCCAAAGGCTGACAGATATCCATCTTGGTTCCCGGATCCGCTGGGAACTGGAAGCAAATGGTAACAAAGAGTATGTCTATATCATGTCGGCGGCAGCCCTGCTGATCCTGGTCATTGCCTGCATAAACTTCATGAACCTGACTACAGCTCGTTCTACCGAAAGGGCACGGGAGATTGGGATCAGAAAATCTTTAGGTGCTTATAAATCCCAGGTAAGCCTGCAGTTTTTAGGCGAGTCGCTGCTCACTGCTATCTTCGCCATGCTCGTTACCGGCCTTTTAGCAGAAGTATGCCTGCCATTCTTTAATGTTATTACCCATAAATCATTAAGGATAAACTACCTCCAAAACCCGGAGTTAATACTCATTTTGGTTGGAGGTACGATTATAACAGGTCTTGTAGCTGCATTGTACCCTTCACTCTTTCTTTCTTCCATGAACCCGGTGGTAAGCTTGAAAGGTGTTGGAAGGCTCAAACCCAAAGGAGCCGGATTCAGAAAGATGCTCATTGTGTTTCAGTTCATTATTTCCATGGCCTTACTCAGCGGTAGCCTGATCATCTATAATCAGCTACAGTTTATTCATAACAAAGACCTGGGCTTTGACAACGACAAGGTAATCGTGATCCCTTTGAAGAACGAGGATCTGAGTGAGAAGCTGGAGTCTATGAGGACAGAGTTGAGTAAGATAAAGGGGATTACATCCGTGTCGGCAACTTCTAATGTACCAGGAAGACAGTTTAACCAAAACTCTATCTCCAGGACGGATGACCCTCAAAGCAGGGTATCCGCATCAGAAACCTATATAGACTACAGCTTTTTTGAAACGATGAGTATAGAGTTTGCGGCCGGCAGAGGCTTCTCCAGAGATTTTCCCACAGATTCCAATGCATTTGTTATTAATGAAACTGCTGCCAAAAGCATCAACCTGGCAGACCCGGTTGGCAAAGAGATAACCTGGTACACTGACAATAACAGACGAGAGCCCTTAAAGGGCACAGTCGTTGGTGTGGTTAAAGATTTCAATTATGGCTCCCTGCATGAACCCATCAGGCCTCTGCTTTTTTATCTGGCACCTGCCTATAATGATATGTTGATAAAGGTTCAGGGAGAAGATTTTGCAGAAACTATTGCTGCTGTGGAACAAACATGGAAAAAATTTGAGAACAGGTTTGAGTTTGAATACTCCATACTGGCCGATGATATGGGTTTGCTTTACGAGGGTGAGAAGAAAACAGCCAATGTTTTTGGGGGCTTCTCTGTAATCGCTATTCTCATAGCTTGCTTTGGCCTTTTTGGTATAGCCTCATTGAGTTATTCGCAAAGAATAAAAGAAGTGGGGATACGCAAAGTTATGGGGGCATCAGTATTCAGGATCCTTACCCTGTTGGTGAGGGATTTCTCGGTGCTGATCGCTTTGTCTATCATCATCGCTATCCCGGTAGCCTGGGCTATTATGGATAACTGGCTCGAAAACTTCACCTACCGTATCGGGATTTCCTTTTTTGATTTTGCAATTTCAGCTGTAATACTGGTACTGGTGGCTCTGGTAACAGTTTCTTACCTCACGGTCAAAACGGCCTACAGCAACCCTGTAGATGCTTTAAAGGAGGAGTAA
- a CDS encoding ABC transporter permease, translated as MLKNFFKISFRSLWKQKVFSLINIAGLTLGISVCMVIYLYVDDQVSYDNFHSKADRIFRLLRIGNINGEKYFIGVTAAPFADALETDFAHEVEQTVRLFYSDGLVQYEDKTFLEPKFILADSNFLEVFTFPLALGDPNTAMSKPNGVLITKSIAQKYFGDENPMNKTFRVGNEYDLTVTGVFKDLPARTHLDFDFVANLALLRNESFFSHWWSNSMITYVLLKDPAMEQTLEAQLPDFMTKYFGEDFKKTTNRIDLTLQPLSEVYFEQDVRYDQVLHGSKSSVITFSAVGVFIFLIACINFMNLATAKSALRAREVGVRKTLGSSRSKLIIQFLGEAFLISGTSVVIAFMALELFLPFFNQAFGLELSLAHKLPVLIPGLGLIIVITGLLSGIYPAFVLSGYKPVEVLKGKLRGGGKGISFRKVLVVLQFSTSVFLIILTLLVGKQMKFIEEKDLGFDREQVLTFPLNHAEIREKSEALKNRLQEHPSVVAIGSGTGIPGGFHDTMTATIKGIETQPRFRTLFADAGYFESFGLEIVAGRSFIKDHAADHDQTVVLNERAVREIGLTNEAVLGREISISFDSVPKTIIGVVKDYNFSSLKAKIEPLMISNVDNGRMVAVKLEGDINDAIAHIENVWNDHSSTYPLEYTFQDENFSRLYKTEQLQGKLFATFSGIVIFISCLGIFGLATFTANQRLKEIGIRKALGATIKSIIGLLVKDYLLLILMANLVAWPVAWYFSEKWLDQFAYKAPLGIGIFVLTLLVALVIALASVVFQSVKAALANPVDVLKEE; from the coding sequence ATGTTGAAAAACTTTTTTAAAATATCTTTTAGAAGCCTTTGGAAGCAAAAGGTTTTTAGCCTGATCAATATTGCAGGACTTACTCTCGGTATCTCCGTGTGTATGGTTATCTATCTATATGTAGATGACCAGGTCAGCTATGATAACTTTCACTCAAAGGCTGACAGAATCTTCCGTTTACTGCGTATCGGCAATATCAATGGAGAAAAATACTTCATTGGAGTTACGGCTGCACCATTTGCCGATGCACTTGAGACAGACTTTGCACATGAAGTGGAGCAGACTGTCCGGTTGTTTTATAGCGATGGCCTCGTACAGTACGAGGATAAAACTTTTCTGGAACCGAAATTTATACTTGCCGACTCCAATTTTTTAGAGGTTTTCACCTTTCCACTGGCCTTAGGAGACCCCAATACAGCTATGAGTAAACCCAATGGGGTATTGATCACTAAGTCAATCGCGCAAAAGTATTTTGGAGATGAGAACCCAATGAATAAAACATTTCGGGTGGGTAATGAATATGACCTGACTGTAACAGGGGTGTTTAAAGATTTACCGGCCAGGACACATCTTGATTTTGACTTTGTGGCTAACCTCGCCCTCCTGAGAAATGAGTCCTTTTTTAGCCATTGGTGGAGCAACAGCATGATCACCTATGTGCTTTTAAAAGACCCTGCAATGGAGCAGACCCTTGAAGCACAATTGCCGGATTTTATGACCAAGTACTTTGGTGAAGACTTTAAAAAAACGACCAATCGGATTGATCTGACTTTGCAGCCACTATCCGAAGTTTACTTCGAGCAGGATGTACGCTACGATCAGGTGCTTCATGGCAGCAAAAGCAGTGTTATCACCTTCAGTGCGGTTGGAGTATTCATATTTCTGATTGCCTGCATTAATTTTATGAACCTGGCGACTGCCAAGTCTGCACTACGGGCCAGAGAGGTTGGTGTGAGAAAAACGTTGGGCTCATCAAGAAGTAAATTGATTATCCAGTTTCTTGGAGAGGCTTTTCTGATATCCGGGACTTCGGTTGTTATTGCCTTTATGGCCCTGGAGCTGTTTCTTCCTTTTTTTAATCAGGCATTCGGTCTCGAACTTTCCCTGGCCCACAAACTGCCGGTACTCATCCCCGGTCTGGGGCTGATCATTGTTATTACAGGCCTGCTATCAGGAATCTACCCGGCCTTTGTCCTTTCCGGGTATAAGCCGGTTGAGGTATTGAAGGGAAAATTAAGGGGCGGAGGCAAAGGAATAAGCTTTAGGAAAGTGCTGGTGGTCCTTCAGTTTTCCACATCCGTATTTCTTATTATCCTGACCCTTCTGGTTGGCAAGCAGATGAAGTTTATTGAGGAAAAAGACCTTGGTTTTGATAGAGAGCAGGTATTGACATTTCCACTAAACCATGCTGAAATACGCGAAAAGAGTGAAGCTTTGAAAAATAGATTGCAAGAGCATCCCTCAGTAGTGGCTATCGGTAGCGGAACAGGTATTCCGGGTGGCTTTCACGATACCATGACTGCCACTATAAAAGGCATCGAAACCCAACCTCGTTTCCGTACACTATTTGCCGATGCCGGTTATTTCGAAAGCTTTGGACTGGAAATAGTGGCAGGGCGAAGTTTTATTAAAGACCATGCGGCAGATCATGATCAGACTGTAGTGCTTAACGAACGCGCAGTCAGGGAAATAGGCCTGACCAACGAGGCGGTCTTGGGAAGAGAGATTTCCATCTCTTTTGATTCCGTTCCTAAGACAATCATCGGAGTGGTTAAAGATTATAATTTCTCATCACTTAAGGCAAAAATTGAACCTCTCATGATCAGTAATGTCGACAACGGCAGAATGGTAGCGGTTAAGCTGGAGGGTGATATCAATGATGCAATAGCGCATATTGAAAACGTCTGGAATGACCACTCTTCTACCTACCCGTTGGAATATACATTTCAGGACGAGAATTTCAGCAGACTTTACAAGACGGAGCAGTTGCAAGGAAAGCTGTTTGCCACGTTTTCCGGGATTGTAATCTTTATTTCCTGTCTTGGCATCTTCGGCCTGGCCACGTTTACTGCTAACCAACGGCTGAAAGAGATTGGTATCAGAAAGGCGTTGGGAGCTACAATTAAGAGCATAATCGGGCTGCTGGTTAAGGATTACCTGCTGCTTATATTAATGGCCAACCTTGTTGCCTGGCCTGTAGCCTGGTACTTTTCAGAAAAGTGGCTGGATCAGTTTGCTTACAAAGCGCCCTTAGGTATAGGAATATTTGTTTTGACTCTTCTGGTTGCTTTGGTAATCGCATTGGCTTCGGTAGTGTTCCAGTCAGTAAAAGCCGCACTGGCCAATCCGGTTGATGTGTTGAAAGAAGAATAG
- a CDS encoding ABC transporter permease, producing the protein MIYNYLKILLRITRRQHFFAIINSLGLSVGMAVFILIMLWVNHEVSFDGFHKNAGDIYRVNTVWKKTGEKSASTPGKLAEAIKTSIPEVELVARLHSSSDQSFYTYGDKSFYENKIAYVDPAFFQMFDFPAIKGGASNWLEPSGSMVISETIARKYFGSENPINKVLTWNNRTDNIVTGVVADFPDNSHLQFNFIYSHNDLQRYWPGGYSWTNFVHNTYLQLKPGADIEAVNKKLTALLFNNTPASREEVHEIYLQPLEDIYLDPKVSSSVAKQGNRQYVNIFSIVALAILAIACINFINLSTARAGKRAREVGVRKSLGASRKSLIIQFFSESLGMAFISFLVSMLLVEIFLPAFNQLVQKNIDIDYGNWRFLGGLAVMVFLTGIISGIYPALLLSSFKTTSVLKGAPVKEGHSRLFRKGLVVIQFTVSMLLIIGSTVIFKQLYFLQNKQLGFSKENTIYIPAQGNITSKYEMVRQELLQSPHIADVTARESLPMVSINTNYITWPGKESDLNYSVETIAVDYNFMETMGVKFSDGRNFSAEHATDADRAFIVNQSAVEMMELKEPVGTEVSTRGREGEIIGVIPDVNFKSLHQPVQPQLFYVLKDFQSMTMQLFGVVLIKIAGNDPSAAIEDIQKVAKKYNPDIPFEYHFLDQEIDAQYAFEERLSKVSNYFSGLAIVVSCLGLLGLVTYTTQQREKELGIRKVLGASPAHLLRNLTGDFLLLILLAWLMAAPLGYYLLHEWLQGFAYKIDLNIATFLGAGAVALLVTLSIIGTQLIRAIHTNPAEVLKCE; encoded by the coding sequence ATGATCTACAACTATCTCAAAATATTACTCCGTATAACGCGCCGCCAGCATTTTTTTGCAATAATCAATTCTCTGGGCCTATCAGTGGGCATGGCTGTATTCATCCTGATCATGCTTTGGGTTAACCACGAGGTAAGCTTTGACGGATTTCATAAAAATGCCGGAGATATTTACAGGGTCAATACTGTTTGGAAGAAAACGGGGGAGAAGAGTGCAAGTACTCCGGGTAAATTGGCAGAGGCCATAAAAACATCTATTCCTGAAGTTGAGCTCGTGGCACGTTTACACTCAAGCAGCGATCAGTCATTCTATACATACGGCGATAAAAGCTTCTATGAAAACAAAATCGCTTATGTTGACCCGGCATTTTTTCAAATGTTTGATTTTCCCGCCATTAAAGGAGGTGCTTCCAATTGGCTGGAGCCATCAGGTTCTATGGTCATTTCGGAGACCATAGCCAGAAAATATTTTGGAAGCGAAAACCCGATCAACAAAGTGCTGACCTGGAATAACAGGACTGATAATATAGTTACGGGTGTGGTGGCGGATTTTCCTGATAACTCACACCTGCAATTTAATTTCATCTATTCCCATAACGACCTGCAGCGGTATTGGCCGGGAGGGTATAGCTGGACTAATTTCGTTCACAATACTTATTTACAGCTTAAGCCGGGAGCCGATATTGAAGCCGTAAACAAAAAGTTAACGGCGCTTCTTTTTAACAATACCCCGGCATCCCGGGAGGAGGTTCATGAAATATATTTACAGCCACTAGAGGATATATACCTTGACCCTAAGGTTTCTTCTTCAGTGGCAAAACAGGGTAATCGGCAGTACGTAAATATTTTCTCGATAGTAGCCTTGGCCATTCTTGCCATAGCCTGTATTAATTTTATAAACCTGTCCACTGCGAGGGCTGGAAAAAGAGCCCGGGAAGTTGGGGTAAGGAAATCACTGGGAGCCAGTCGCAAGAGTTTGATCATCCAGTTTTTCTCCGAGTCCCTGGGTATGGCATTCATCTCCTTTCTGGTGTCAATGCTCCTGGTTGAGATTTTCCTGCCGGCCTTTAATCAGCTTGTACAAAAAAACATTGACATCGACTATGGCAATTGGAGGTTCCTGGGTGGGCTGGCCGTAATGGTATTTCTAACGGGGATCATATCGGGAATTTACCCTGCCCTGCTGCTTTCTTCATTTAAAACCACCTCTGTGCTTAAGGGTGCCCCTGTCAAAGAAGGTCATAGCCGGCTGTTTAGGAAGGGGCTTGTAGTCATTCAGTTTACTGTTTCCATGCTATTGATCATCGGTTCAACGGTAATTTTTAAACAACTCTATTTTCTTCAAAACAAGCAGCTTGGTTTTAGCAAAGAAAACACAATTTACATACCAGCTCAGGGAAATATTACCAGTAAATATGAAATGGTAAGACAGGAGCTTCTTCAAAGCCCTCACATTGCTGATGTCACCGCCAGGGAATCATTACCTATGGTATCTATTAACACCAATTACATCACCTGGCCGGGTAAAGAATCGGATTTGAATTATTCTGTTGAAACTATAGCCGTGGATTATAATTTCATGGAAACCATGGGAGTCAAATTTAGCGATGGCAGGAATTTTTCTGCAGAGCATGCTACTGATGCAGATCGTGCTTTCATAGTTAACCAAAGTGCCGTCGAAATGATGGAATTGAAGGAGCCGGTGGGCACGGAAGTTTCAACGCGAGGCCGTGAAGGAGAGATTATTGGCGTTATTCCTGATGTAAATTTCAAATCCCTGCATCAACCGGTCCAGCCACAGTTGTTTTATGTCTTAAAAGATTTCCAGAGCATGACCATGCAGCTCTTCGGAGTAGTACTGATCAAGATAGCGGGGAATGACCCTTCTGCCGCTATTGAGGATATACAGAAGGTGGCAAAAAAATACAATCCTGATATACCCTTTGAGTACCATTTTCTGGATCAGGAAATAGATGCACAGTATGCATTTGAAGAACGCTTAAGCAAAGTCAGCAATTATTTTAGTGGCCTCGCAATAGTGGTTTCATGCCTTGGCCTGCTGGGGTTAGTTACATACACTACCCAGCAAAGGGAGAAAGAACTGGGCATAAGGAAGGTTCTTGGTGCCTCACCGGCTCATTTACTTCGTAACCTGACCGGCGATTTCCTTCTTCTGATCTTACTGGCCTGGCTAATGGCAGCTCCGTTAGGCTACTACCTGCTTCATGAATGGCTGCAGGGTTTTGCGTATAAAATCGACTTGAACATAGCAACATTTCTTGGAGCTGGTGCAGTAGCTCTGCTTGTTACCTTATCGATAATAGGTACTCAGCTCATACGTGCTATACACACAAATCCGGCAGAGGTGCTTAAATGTGAGTAG